The DNA segment CTTCGCTACGGCGAGAACCCACACCAGAACGCGGCCGTCTACGCCGACTACACCTGTGAAGAGGCGTCGGTGGTCCACGCCGATCAACTGAACGAGGGTGCGAAGGCACTCAGCTACAACAATTACAACGACGCCGACGGCGCGCTCAACCTGATCAAGGAGTTCGACGAACCCGCAGCAGCGGTCATCAAGCACACCAATCCTGCGGGCTGTGCGACGGCCGAGACGGTCGCCGACGCCTACGACCGCGCGCTTTCGACGGACCCCATGAGTGCCTTCGGCGGCATCGTCGCCCTGAACCGCGAGTGTGACGCCGAGACGGCCGAAGCGATCACCGACTCGTTCAAGGAAGTCGTCGTCGCCCCCGGCTACACCGACGTCGCCCTCGAGGTGCTGTGCGAAAAGAAGAACCTGCGAGTGCTTGACGTCGGGGACCTCGGTGCACAGACGGAACGCTTCACCGAGAAACCCATCGTCGGCGGCCGACTGGTCCAGGAACGCGACGATCAGCACGTTTCCGTCGACGATCTCGAGGTCGTCACCGAGCGCGAACCCACCGACGAGCAACTCGAGTCGATGGTATTCGCCTGGCAGACGCTCAAACACGTCAAGTCAAACGGCATCCTGTTCACGAAAGGCACCGAAACCGTCGGCGTCGGCATGGGGCAGGTCTCGCGCGTCGACGCGGTTCGACTCGCGGCGATGAAAGCCGAGGAACACGCCGAAGGCAAGTCAGCCGAAGGAGCGGTGATGGCCTCCGATGCGTTCTTCCCGTTCCCCGATGGCCTCGAGGAAGCCGCGAAGGCGGGTATCGAGGCGGTGATTCAGCCCGGTGGCTCGGTGAACGACGACGACGTGATCGAGGCCGCGGACGAACACGGAATGACGATGGTGTTCACGGGCCAGCGGTCGTTTAGACACGATTGAGGGGACAGCATGTCGTAGAGTTGTTTACAACGAACAGTATAGAGGGGTACTGAGCAAGACTTATTAGTATTTTAACTTACACTACTGCATGGGGAGCTCGGATGAGTCAGATAGACGCATTATCCTTATCAGCGTGGCTATGGCCATCGCCGGGGGCGCCATGCTGGTGAGAATTATACAAGGTGATGGTGATATTTGGGCAGTTATCAGTGTGATTGGAGCGTTTGTAGTGTTGGCAGTAGGGATTTTCCAGTTGGTACACTGATTCTTATAGGCTTAGACGGTATGTCCTACACCTGTACTGTCCGTTTTCAAAATCCATACGAAGGGTCCTATTATACGACTGAGCGGAGCGAAAATCGGTTTTTTCGTCTCTCGTCGAACAAAGCGAGACGATGGTCAGCGAGCGCTTGCGCTCGTCAGACAGCTTTTTTCGGCGAGGGGTTGGCGAGTAAAGCGACCGAACTCGAGCGGAAAAGGTGGAGGGAAACTACTCCTCGTCGATACCGTGACGCTCGTAAAACTCCTCGGGGGTGTCCTCGATGCGTTCGAACTCGGTGTCGAAGTAGTACTCGTGGTGGCGCACGACCTGTTCGACCACCCAGGCGCTGAACTCCTCGTTGAAACGCCACTGGTCCTCGAGGTCGGGGACTTCGAAGCGTTCGTCGGTCGAAAACGCCGCGTAGACGTGGAAAAAGCCGAGGATGACGTCGGCGAAGTCGCGAGCTTTCTCCGCACTCGATTCGCGGCGTTCCTCGAGTTCGGCTTGCCCCTCTGGTGTCAACTCGAAGTACTTCCGGTCGGGTTCGTCCTCGCGTTCGATGCGCTCTGCCCAGCCTTTCTCCTCGAACTTGTACAGGATGGGGTACACCGAGCCATAGGATGGCTCCCAGTGACCACCGCTGATATCACGGATCTCTTTCAGAATCTCGTAGCCGTATCGGGGTTTTTCCTCGAGCAACTCGAGAACGAGGTACGCGATAAGTCCTTTCGGCGGCCCACTTTTCCGCATTATGCGCCTGATTTAAACCGGCGAGCATAAAGGGTTTCGGTCATCGGCAGCCACTGTGCCCAACTGGCGAAAGGCTGATACACATTCGCTGAAACATATAAGTACGAATTTTGTATTTTCTCGGTATGCTTTTTATTGTGTTTGGTATCGGCTCGGTAGTATAGCAGAACCAAGATTTCAGTGCCCCCGCTCGAGGGTGCAAGTGGGGCAATCGGTAGGTGACAGCCCTCGACACCACCGACCGAAACCGTTCGTTATTCACTGCTGGACA comes from the Natronosalvus amylolyticus genome and includes:
- the purH gene encoding bifunctional phosphoribosylaminoimidazolecarboxamide formyltransferase/IMP cyclohydrolase; translation: MTRLAGLAGNRGRNLMNIADRAPGGVELGVILTNNPDAPVLETAAERDIPTEVVPLEDGMDRRAHEEAVNAALEEYDYDLVCLDGYMRILSDTFLDVQPTTLNVHPSLLPAFPGMDAWGDALEAGVSVTGCTVHVVTDATDEEGNVVEGEVDGGPILTQEPVPIYDGDSAADLKARVLYDGEFRAYPRAVKWFAEGVVDVDLEAGEVSVPGDASGSESDDDGLPARRLTSSDRLATLRYGENPHQNAAVYADYTCEEASVVHADQLNEGAKALSYNNYNDADGALNLIKEFDEPAAAVIKHTNPAGCATAETVADAYDRALSTDPMSAFGGIVALNRECDAETAEAITDSFKEVVVAPGYTDVALEVLCEKKNLRVLDVGDLGAQTERFTEKPIVGGRLVQERDDQHVSVDDLEVVTEREPTDEQLESMVFAWQTLKHVKSNGILFTKGTETVGVGMGQVSRVDAVRLAAMKAEEHAEGKSAEGAVMASDAFFPFPDGLEEAAKAGIEAVIQPGGSVNDDDVIEAADEHGMTMVFTGQRSFRHD
- a CDS encoding PadR family transcriptional regulator translates to MRKSGPPKGLIAYLVLELLEEKPRYGYEILKEIRDISGGHWEPSYGSVYPILYKFEEKGWAERIEREDEPDRKYFELTPEGQAELEERRESSAEKARDFADVILGFFHVYAAFSTDERFEVPDLEDQWRFNEEFSAWVVEQVVRHHEYYFDTEFERIEDTPEEFYERHGIDEE